One genomic window of Aggregatilinea lenta includes the following:
- a CDS encoding NADH-quinone oxidoreductase subunit NuoE family protein, translated as MLAEKYPERIAKIFSKYQDKRSGIMDLLYLAQEEYGWLDDNALREVADLCDVDPTQAHSIAGFYTMYSEKPKGKYWLQVCTDLPCALRGADDFYSQLCEYLGLGEHGGTTEDGLFTVEQVMCLAACDRAPMLQCNFHYEEDLDMDRMKALIEQWRAEAAQVEAGEPAAN; from the coding sequence GTGCTGGCAGAAAAGTATCCTGAACGCATCGCTAAGATTTTCTCGAAATACCAGGACAAGCGTTCCGGTATCATGGATTTGCTCTATCTGGCCCAAGAGGAATATGGCTGGCTGGACGACAACGCGTTGCGCGAAGTCGCGGACCTGTGTGACGTCGATCCGACCCAGGCACATTCTATCGCCGGGTTTTACACGATGTATTCCGAGAAGCCCAAGGGCAAGTACTGGCTGCAGGTCTGCACAGACTTGCCGTGCGCGCTGCGCGGGGCGGACGATTTTTACTCGCAGTTGTGCGAATACCTGGGCTTGGGCGAGCACGGCGGCACCACCGAAGACGGCCTGTTCACGGTCGAGCAGGTGATGTGCCTGGCCGCGTGCGACCGCGCGCCGATGCTCCAGTGCAACTTCCATTACGAGGAAGACCTGGACATGGACAGGATGAAGGCGCTCATCGAGCAGTGGCGAGCCGAAGCGGCGCAGGTCGAAGCGGGCGAGCCTGCCGCCAACTAG